A part of Desulfobacter sp. genomic DNA contains:
- a CDS encoding adenosylcobinamide amidohydrolase, which produces MDLRLNICRQKGGVFQAFLLLLILLGLAVAGPGRAAEIRDSLDNIVQLNHPPERIVSLVPSASEILVAIGAGDRLAGATYHDLTLKGAAGRGLAGGFFNPSPAHIKGLNPDFLILSPLHREMAQEFRDAGIPVFFYATGRLDDAWDLMARLGEIAGQQAEAAALIKKNKEELAHIRAKLDKAGAVPKRVIRLMGRDRVMTPGKGSFQNDMIRAAGGIAPDFTAPGKIVDVTLAQWRAFDPEVIYGCEPDRAVAERFFSTPGWKDVSAVKNGRIYYLPCDLTCRASARTSSFVAGLASMIYTHEFADEKNFVHPVAGIDRRPLPPASGKDPAGELDYVAAAAIVRSTILDFQNKTLVIDLKRPMAVVSTLEGLREDIITVGNHYSPPPTWLPGHTRSIEENRSDILRAIGRKKENTAFLMTGADMDHISVNTVSFKEMKVTALVTAGVVSNAMRMAEDTGLWYEPGTINIIIMTNMTLSPRAMTRAVITATEAKSAALQDLDIRSAYTGRTNMATGTGTDNVLVVQGEGTPIDNAGGHSKMGELIARAVNAGVKKAIENQNGLVAGRHIVQRLKDRKISIYQLTSGAQCDCREKKSEFSAMVEHLLLNPEYAGFLEAALSLSDAWEKGQIKNLTSFDRWCAQVAARIAGREGVRVESLVTDKAIPPVIRKALDAVMTGARIRMGE; this is translated from the coding sequence ATGGACCTGCGTTTGAATATATGCCGCCAAAAGGGCGGCGTTTTTCAGGCCTTTTTACTGCTTCTGATTCTCCTGGGCCTGGCCGTTGCCGGGCCGGGCCGGGCCGCTGAGATCAGGGACAGCCTGGACAATATTGTTCAACTGAATCACCCCCCTGAAAGAATTGTCAGCCTGGTGCCCTCTGCCTCGGAGATCCTGGTGGCCATCGGCGCCGGGGACCGGCTGGCCGGGGCCACCTACCACGACCTCACCCTGAAGGGGGCGGCCGGGCGGGGGCTGGCCGGCGGATTTTTTAATCCCTCCCCTGCCCATATCAAGGGCTTGAATCCGGATTTTCTCATCCTTTCCCCCCTTCACAGGGAGATGGCCCAAGAGTTCAGGGACGCCGGCATCCCGGTGTTCTTTTATGCAACCGGACGGCTGGATGATGCCTGGGACCTGATGGCCCGGCTGGGAGAAATTGCGGGGCAACAGGCCGAAGCTGCCGCCCTGATCAAAAAGAACAAAGAAGAACTGGCCCATATCCGGGCCAAGCTGGACAAGGCCGGTGCTGTTCCCAAACGGGTGATCCGCCTCATGGGCCGGGACCGGGTCATGACCCCGGGCAAAGGGTCCTTCCAGAATGATATGATCCGGGCGGCCGGCGGCATTGCACCGGATTTTACGGCGCCGGGTAAAATCGTGGACGTGACCCTGGCCCAGTGGCGGGCCTTTGATCCGGAGGTCATTTACGGGTGTGAGCCGGACCGGGCCGTGGCAGAAAGATTCTTTTCAACGCCCGGGTGGAAGGATGTCTCCGCCGTAAAGAACGGCCGCATCTATTACCTGCCCTGCGATTTAACCTGCCGGGCCTCTGCCAGGACCTCCTCTTTTGTGGCCGGGCTGGCCTCCATGATTTACACCCACGAATTCGCCGATGAAAAGAATTTCGTCCACCCGGTGGCCGGGATTGACCGGCGGCCCCTTCCTCCGGCGTCCGGCAAGGATCCGGCCGGGGAGCTGGACTATGTGGCGGCGGCCGCCATTGTCCGCTCGACGATTTTGGATTTTCAGAACAAGACCCTGGTCATTGACCTGAAACGGCCCATGGCCGTGGTGTCCACCCTGGAGGGACTCCGGGAGGATATCATTACCGTGGGCAACCATTACTCCCCGCCCCCCACCTGGCTCCCGGGCCACACCCGGTCCATTGAGGAGAACCGCAGCGACATCCTCAGGGCCATCGGCCGGAAAAAGGAGAATACAGCCTTTCTCATGACAGGGGCGGACATGGACCATATCTCCGTCAATACGGTTTCCTTTAAGGAGATGAAGGTCACGGCCCTGGTCACGGCCGGGGTGGTTTCCAATGCCATGCGCATGGCCGAGGACACCGGGCTCTGGTATGAACCGGGCACCATCAACATCATCATCATGACCAATATGACGCTCAGCCCCCGGGCCATGACCCGGGCCGTTATAACGGCCACGGAAGCCAAGAGCGCCGCCCTCCAGGATCTGGACATCCGGTCCGCCTATACCGGCCGGACCAACATGGCCACGGGCACGGGCACGGACAATGTCCTGGTGGTCCAGGGGGAGGGCACCCCCATCGACAATGCCGGGGGCCACAGCAAGATGGGGGAACTCATCGCCAGGGCCGTCAACGCCGGGGTGAAAAAGGCCATTGAGAATCAGAACGGCCTGGTTGCCGGCCGCCATATTGTCCAGCGGCTCAAGGACCGCAAAATCAGTATCTATCAGCTGACCTCGGGGGCCCAGTGCGACTGCCGGGAGAAGAAAAGCGAATTTTCCGCCATGGTGGAGCACCTCCTGCTCAACCCCGAGTATGCAGGCTTTCTGGAAGCGGCCCTCAGCCTCTCCGATGCCTGGGAAAAGGGGCAGATAAAGAATTTAACATCCTTTGACCGCTGGTGCGCCCAGGTGGCCGCCAGGATCGCCGGCCGGGAGGGTGTCAGGGTGGAATCCCTGGTTACGGACAAGGCGATTCCCCCGGTGATCCGCAAGGCCCTGGATGCGGTGATGACCGGGGCCAGAATCCGCATGGGAGAATAA
- a CDS encoding PAS domain S-box protein, which yields MQTKSKKSSGQLVKRIKELEDMMALGKNLFKNVLNYIPDLIFIKDEKHRWIFLNDAFCNAVGQNREDLIGKTDFDLHTKEQAQIFWEKDDLVFESNETNINEESYINSKGEKRIILTSKASFTSESGKKYLIGVSHDITERKQAEDERERVIYELQEALARVKTLSGLLPICSSCKKIRDDEGYWNSLESYIEENTEAMFSHGLCMECSDELYGDKAWYIKSKNKKKT from the coding sequence ATGCAGACGAAATCAAAAAAATCATCTGGCCAACTGGTAAAAAGAATTAAAGAGTTGGAAGATATGATGGCGTTGGGCAAAAATCTTTTCAAGAATGTTTTAAACTATATTCCGGATCTTATTTTCATTAAAGATGAAAAACATAGATGGATATTTCTTAACGATGCGTTTTGCAATGCCGTGGGACAGAACCGGGAAGACCTGATTGGTAAAACCGATTTTGATTTGCACACAAAAGAGCAGGCCCAAATTTTCTGGGAAAAGGATGATTTAGTATTTGAATCCAATGAAACAAACATCAATGAAGAATCGTATATCAATTCCAAGGGCGAAAAACGCATCATTTTGACAAGTAAAGCTTCTTTTACAAGTGAAAGCGGTAAAAAATATCTGATAGGCGTCTCCCACGATATTACCGAAAGAAAGCAGGCTGAAGATGAACGTGAACGGGTGATTTACGAATTACAAGAGGCCTTGGCAAGGGTAAAAACATTATCCGGATTGTTGCCGATTTGTTCGTCATGCAAAAAAATCAGGGACGATGAAGGTTATTGGAACAGTTTGGAAAGCTATATTGAAGAAAATACCGAAGCAATGTTCAGCCATGGCCTTTGTATGGAGTGCTCGGATGAACTCTATGGCGACAAGGCCTGGTATATCAAGTCCAAAAATAAAAAGAAAACCTAG
- a CDS encoding molybdopterin-dependent oxidoreductase → MTNSFGEFSRARMFFVIGSNMTEAHPVASTFVKNAVQNGAALIVADPRRHKLAEFADIHLGLKVGSDIALLNGLMHVLIKENLYDRDFVENHTEDFDKLAAVVETYPPERAADITGIDAAAIVETARRLASVKPVMVCYTLGITEHTCGRNNVVSVANLQMLLGNMGAECGGVNPLRGQNNVQGACDMGALPNVFPGYQAVVDPAAREKFEKFWNVDHLPDQNGLMIPHMMEGLEKRKVRAFWIFGENLANTEPDITKVEKELGSAEFLICQDIFFNETTRFADVVFPAAAWSENDGTFTNSERRVSRVRTASPPPGEARPNWWIFREIAKRFGQEWESESGQDIWDNEISQLAPALGGIKYHRIEEDGLQWPCPSMDHPGTGFLHGKGSFTRGRGQFLPAEWTPPAEVPCEAFPYVLSTGRRLYHYHTRTQTGRCSGLNDLLGEETADISPVDAGRLGIAQGEYIRVSSRRGQVRVRAKVTEEVPEGMVWMAFHFRENNANWLANPAFDPITLTAEYKACAVNIEKQA, encoded by the coding sequence ATGACCAATTCCTTTGGGGAATTTTCCAGGGCCAGGATGTTTTTTGTCATCGGCTCCAATATGACCGAGGCCCATCCCGTGGCCTCAACCTTTGTGAAAAATGCAGTGCAGAACGGGGCCGCCCTCATCGTGGCCGACCCCAGGCGGCATAAGCTGGCGGAGTTTGCCGACATCCATCTGGGGTTGAAGGTGGGCTCGGACATCGCCCTGCTCAACGGGCTCATGCATGTGCTCATTAAAGAGAACTTATATGATCGGGATTTTGTGGAAAACCATACCGAGGATTTTGACAAGCTGGCCGCCGTGGTGGAAACCTATCCCCCGGAACGGGCGGCCGATATTACCGGCATTGACGCCGCCGCTATCGTGGAAACGGCCCGCCGCCTGGCCTCGGTTAAACCGGTGATGGTCTGCTACACCCTGGGCATCACCGAACACACCTGCGGCCGGAATAACGTGGTCTCCGTTGCCAATCTCCAGATGCTTTTGGGCAACATGGGCGCGGAATGCGGCGGGGTGAATCCCCTCAGGGGCCAGAACAACGTCCAGGGTGCCTGCGACATGGGGGCCCTGCCCAATGTTTTCCCGGGTTACCAGGCCGTGGTGGATCCTGCCGCCCGGGAAAAATTTGAAAAATTCTGGAACGTGGACCATCTCCCGGATCAAAACGGGCTGATGATCCCCCATATGATGGAAGGGCTGGAAAAAAGAAAGGTCCGGGCCTTCTGGATTTTCGGCGAGAACCTGGCAAATACCGAACCGGACATCACCAAAGTCGAAAAGGAGCTGGGTTCCGCCGAATTTCTCATCTGCCAGGATATCTTTTTCAACGAAACCACCCGGTTTGCCGATGTGGTCTTTCCGGCGGCGGCCTGGAGCGAAAACGACGGCACCTTTACCAACAGCGAACGCCGGGTGAGCCGGGTCCGCACCGCCAGCCCGCCTCCCGGGGAGGCCCGGCCCAATTGGTGGATATTCAGGGAGATTGCCAAACGCTTCGGCCAGGAGTGGGAATCCGAAAGCGGCCAGGATATCTGGGACAACGAAATTTCCCAACTGGCCCCGGCCCTGGGGGGGATTAAATACCACCGCATTGAGGAAGACGGCCTCCAATGGCCCTGTCCCAGCATGGATCACCCCGGCACGGGGTTCCTCCACGGCAAGGGCTCTTTCACAAGGGGGCGGGGACAGTTCCTGCCCGCGGAATGGACCCCGCCGGCCGAGGTCCCCTGCGAGGCGTTCCCCTATGTATTGAGTACGGGCCGCAGGCTATACCATTACCACACCCGGACCCAGACCGGCCGGTGCAGCGGGCTCAACGACCTTCTGGGCGAGGAAACCGCGGATATCTCCCCGGTGGATGCCGGCCGCCTGGGCATTGCCCAGGGCGAATATATCCGGGTCAGCTCCCGTCGGGGGCAGGTCCGGGTGCGTGCCAAGGTCACCGAGGAAGTGCCGGAGGGCATGGTCTGGATGGCCTTCCATTTCAGGGAAAATAATGCCAACTGGCTGGCCAACCCCGCCTTTGACCCCATCACCCTCACCGCAGAATACAAGGCCTGCGCCGTGAATATTGAAAAGCAGGCCTGA
- a CDS encoding ArsR family transcriptional regulator — translation MSRERHQTIRQEIMVLLESEPMTIRDISQAAGIMEKEVIRHLESIEKSLKPKGKHLHWEPCVCVNCGFEFNSRKRFGKPGRCPECRESRIAPALYRIE, via the coding sequence ATGAGCCGTGAGCGCCACCAGACTATCAGACAGGAAATCATGGTCCTGCTTGAATCGGAACCCATGACCATCCGGGACATCTCCCAGGCGGCCGGGATCATGGAAAAGGAGGTGATCCGCCATCTGGAATCCATTGAAAAATCCCTGAAACCCAAAGGGAAGCACCTCCACTGGGAGCCCTGCGTCTGTGTGAACTGCGGGTTTGAATTCAACAGCCGGAAACGATTCGGGAAACCTGGCAGATGTCCGGAATGCAGGGAAAGCCGAATCGCCCCGGCCCTCTACCGGATTGAATGA
- a CDS encoding hydrogenase-4 component G produces MVSLEINSSVLSTATYASANAAAKTENKIIKTEDKLILFGAQVQTGTRQNIEGQNALFHFRRLSDELKASLTYEGMPISQLSADEAQELIGPEGYFGIDKTAQRIADFVLEAAGDDVQQLRAGREGILKGFAEAEKAWGGKLPDISYDTLAKSLEAIDEKLGGLGESIVDLTA; encoded by the coding sequence ATGGTTTCACTAGAGATAAATTCATCGGTTTTATCTACTGCCACATACGCTTCCGCCAATGCGGCAGCAAAAACTGAAAATAAGATCATAAAAACAGAGGATAAACTTATTCTATTCGGTGCCCAGGTCCAAACCGGCACCCGGCAGAACATAGAGGGTCAAAATGCCCTTTTTCATTTTCGCCGGTTAAGCGATGAGCTGAAGGCGTCCCTCACCTACGAGGGCATGCCCATTTCCCAGCTGTCTGCTGATGAGGCACAGGAACTTATCGGCCCCGAGGGGTACTTCGGGATCGATAAGACCGCCCAGCGGATTGCGGATTTTGTGCTGGAGGCCGCCGGAGACGATGTCCAGCAATTGAGAGCCGGCCGGGAAGGAATCTTAAAGGGCTTTGCCGAAGCTGAAAAGGCATGGGGCGGAAAGCTGCCGGATATATCCTATGACACATTGGCCAAGAGCCTGGAAGCCATTGATGAAAAGCTGGGCGGGCTTGGCGAATCCATTGTCGATCTGACGGCATAA
- a CDS encoding 4Fe-4S binding protein, protein MAAEIYHRLREQMDQYSTGFPASKSGVELKILEKLFTEDDAEIYLDLSMLLEAPDAFADRTGRSPEETARKLEDMASRGLIFRHVKAGNRRYSAIPFVIGSYEFQLGRMDKEFAQLTNSYMEEVFLKGMGDNIPPLRTIPVGKSVDVTHKVAAYEDAKAMVNAKAKIAVADCICRTQQGLLDKGCDKPREVCLLFGSHADYYVANKMARYIDKEEACAILDKCEEAGLVNQPANMVNPGGMCNCCGDCCGVLRALKLQPNPGEMVYNRYWAVADPEECIGCGDCLERCQMDAIEMEETAMVKGSRCIGCGLCVTTCPVEAIRLEEKPKELQVSPPASGQELMAITAEKRGTSLIPLKMQQ, encoded by the coding sequence ATGGCAGCAGAGATTTATCACCGGCTTCGCGAACAGATGGACCAATACTCGACCGGTTTCCCGGCAAGCAAGTCCGGGGTGGAACTGAAAATTCTGGAAAAACTTTTCACCGAAGACGATGCCGAGATATACCTGGATCTCTCCATGCTCCTGGAAGCCCCGGATGCATTTGCGGACAGGACGGGGCGGTCGCCCGAGGAAACGGCCCGAAAGCTGGAGGATATGGCATCCCGGGGGCTGATTTTCCGCCACGTCAAGGCGGGGAATAGACGGTATTCTGCGATTCCTTTTGTCATCGGCTCCTATGAATTCCAGCTGGGGCGCATGGACAAGGAGTTTGCCCAGCTGACCAACAGCTACATGGAAGAGGTGTTCCTTAAGGGCATGGGCGACAACATACCGCCCCTGAGGACCATCCCCGTTGGCAAATCCGTGGATGTGACCCATAAGGTGGCGGCCTACGAGGATGCCAAGGCCATGGTCAACGCCAAGGCGAAGATCGCCGTTGCCGACTGCATCTGCCGGACCCAGCAGGGACTGCTGGACAAGGGCTGCGACAAACCCAGGGAGGTCTGCCTGCTCTTCGGGTCCCATGCCGATTACTACGTGGCCAATAAAATGGCCCGCTACATCGACAAGGAAGAGGCCTGCGCCATCCTTGACAAATGCGAGGAGGCCGGGCTGGTGAACCAGCCGGCCAACATGGTCAATCCCGGGGGCATGTGCAATTGCTGCGGCGACTGCTGCGGGGTGCTCCGGGCCCTCAAACTTCAGCCCAACCCCGGGGAAATGGTTTACAACCGTTATTGGGCCGTGGCCGACCCCGAGGAATGCATCGGCTGCGGAGACTGCCTGGAGCGCTGCCAGATGGATGCCATTGAGATGGAAGAGACGGCAATGGTGAAGGGATCACGGTGCATCGGCTGCGGCCTCTGCGTCACCACCTGTCCGGTGGAGGCCATCCGGCTGGAGGAAAAGCCCAAAGAACTCCAGGTGTCACCGCCGGCATCGGGACAGGAGCTCATGGCCATTACCGCCGAAAAGCGGGGGACCTCACTGATTCCCCTTAAAATGCAGCAATAA
- a CDS encoding transporter substrate-binding domain-containing protein, with translation MAVILIAGAPVCSTARAESVTIACYQDYRPYSYVNKDGKVEGVLIDFWQMWGEKNKITVSFLPGRLTQSLERVKTGEADIMIGLFKSSERSNFLDFSNPMIDVHTNLYIREDLGIESIDQLTEKIPVGVIRDDFVVGHIKAGYPEMNIRTFPGSEAVVAAALSGKVKAYALDFPNAVFLLAEHDSMTKFKILKTLYTEKLRAAVAKGNDPLIAMINKGIKTISKEEVKELYAKWGITPPPMIVRYKDWIITAIVVLLAGCIGFGLYIFELKSRIRRLGVGRKKFDRDEWRQIIDQGENDWVEFKSSLRWNIKTEKADKIIEGVIVKTLSAFMNARGGTLFIGINDGGEAVGIEPDYKTFQKKPNRDGFMLKLSSLISHNFGRQSHKFITTDIQAFGGRDVCRITVKPSDRPVYIKEQGKEAFFIRAGASSVPLSMSEAHEYIRSRW, from the coding sequence ATGGCTGTGATCCTTATTGCCGGCGCACCGGTATGTTCAACGGCCCGTGCCGAGTCTGTTACCATTGCCTGTTATCAGGATTACCGGCCCTATTCCTATGTCAATAAAGATGGCAAAGTAGAAGGGGTGCTCATTGACTTCTGGCAGATGTGGGGGGAGAAAAACAAGATCACCGTCTCTTTCCTTCCCGGCCGGCTGACCCAGAGCCTGGAACGGGTGAAAACCGGTGAGGCCGACATTATGATCGGCCTTTTCAAATCTTCGGAGCGGTCCAACTTCCTGGATTTTTCCAATCCCATGATTGATGTGCATACCAACCTTTATATCCGTGAGGACCTTGGTATTGAAAGCATTGATCAGTTAACGGAGAAAATCCCAGTGGGCGTGATCAGGGATGATTTTGTGGTGGGGCATATCAAAGCCGGGTATCCCGAGATGAACATCAGAACCTTTCCCGGTTCAGAAGCTGTGGTGGCGGCGGCGCTGTCCGGAAAGGTAAAGGCCTATGCCCTGGATTTCCCCAATGCCGTTTTCCTTTTGGCGGAGCATGACTCCATGACCAAGTTCAAGATTTTAAAAACCCTGTATACGGAGAAGCTCAGGGCCGCCGTGGCAAAGGGAAATGATCCCCTGATCGCCATGATCAACAAGGGGATCAAAACCATTTCAAAGGAAGAGGTAAAAGAGCTGTATGCCAAATGGGGAATTACCCCGCCTCCCATGATCGTCCGGTACAAGGACTGGATTATTACAGCCATTGTGGTATTGCTGGCAGGCTGTATCGGGTTCGGCCTCTACATCTTTGAACTCAAGTCCCGGATCCGGCGTCTGGGTGTCGGCAGAAAGAAGTTTGACAGGGATGAATGGCGTCAGATCATTGATCAGGGCGAAAATGACTGGGTGGAATTCAAGTCATCTTTGAGGTGGAATATCAAGACCGAAAAGGCCGATAAGATCATTGAAGGCGTCATCGTGAAAACCCTGTCTGCATTTATGAACGCCCGGGGAGGAACCCTTTTTATCGGTATCAACGATGGGGGGGAGGCTGTGGGGATAGAACCGGATTACAAGACATTCCAGAAAAAACCCAACCGTGACGGGTTTATGCTCAAATTATCGAGCCTGATCTCCCATAATTTCGGGCGTCAGAGCCATAAATTTATAACCACCGATATTCAGGCGTTTGGCGGCCGGGACGTCTGCCGTATTACAGTAAAGCCCAGTGATCGTCCAGTCTATATCAAGGAGCAGGGCAAAGAGGCTTTTTTTATCCGGGCCGGTGCATCGTCGGTTCCTTTGAGCATGAGCGAAGCCCACGAATATATCCGTTCACGATGGTAA
- a CDS encoding O-acetyl-ADP-ribose deacetylase: MDTITIVQGDITQAETDAIVNAANSRMLGGGGVDGAIHRAAGPALLAACKAVKPENGIRCPAGAARITEAGKLKAKYVIHTVGPRYGIDENPERLLASAYTNSLDLALAHGCRSIAFPAVSCGVFGFPHREAAAISIAVCRRPEYGEIHKYFFLFSPEMVAVWTAALDAA, encoded by the coding sequence ATGGATACCATTACAATCGTGCAGGGCGATATCACCCAAGCCGAGACCGACGCCATTGTCAATGCAGCCAACTCCCGGATGCTGGGGGGCGGCGGGGTGGACGGCGCCATCCACCGGGCAGCCGGGCCGGCCCTGCTGGCGGCCTGCAAGGCCGTAAAACCCGAAAACGGCATCCGGTGTCCGGCCGGAGCGGCCCGGATCACCGAGGCCGGGAAGCTTAAGGCAAAATACGTCATCCATACGGTGGGCCCCAGGTACGGGATTGACGAAAATCCGGAACGGCTGCTGGCATCGGCATATACAAACAGCCTGGACCTGGCCCTGGCCCATGGGTGCCGGTCCATTGCCTTTCCTGCGGTGTCCTGCGGGGTATTCGGTTTTCCCCACAGGGAAGCCGCCGCCATCTCCATCGCGGTCTGCCGCCGGCCGGAATACGGGGAAATCCATAAATACTTTTTCCTGTTCAGCCCGGAGATGGTCGCCGTCTGGACGGCGGCCCTGGACGCAGCATGA
- a CDS encoding (2Fe-2S)-binding protein: protein MPHLSINSQTVEFQPGQTILDLCEALSINIPTLCHLAGTTPTGTCGVCLVEEAKAGMVKACSTPAEAGLEIRTHGVAVREARKKAIEALVATGNHNCGVAGAMTESFTDFQMDAGDMEASYDLCPVWGDCRLQDLVYEYQARTGLFDSGWKKEVPDVANPMIVRDFSRCIGCGRCVKACNEVQVNLAIDMDRSNGRDVVATKEGNGLVESNCVFCGECIQACPVGALVEKKAQNQWRPWEIEKIRTTCPYCGVGCQQWLHVKDEKIVKVTGVEEGAPNKGRLCVKGRFGYDFIYSDERIKRPVIRENGEFKEVSWDHALDYTADRLKAIIDESGPDALAGVSCARSINEDSYQMQKLFRAVFKTNNIDHCART, encoded by the coding sequence ATGCCGCACCTGAGTATCAACAGCCAGACCGTCGAATTTCAGCCCGGGCAGACCATTCTTGACCTTTGCGAAGCCCTTTCCATAAATATTCCCACCCTCTGCCACCTGGCCGGCACCACCCCCACCGGCACCTGCGGGGTATGCCTGGTGGAGGAGGCCAAGGCCGGCATGGTCAAGGCCTGTTCCACCCCGGCGGAAGCGGGCCTGGAGATCCGTACCCACGGGGTTGCGGTGAGGGAGGCCCGTAAAAAAGCCATTGAGGCCCTGGTGGCCACGGGCAATCACAACTGCGGGGTGGCCGGGGCCATGACCGAAAGCTTCACGGATTTTCAGATGGACGCCGGGGATATGGAAGCCTCCTACGATCTCTGCCCGGTGTGGGGGGACTGCCGGCTCCAGGATCTGGTCTATGAATACCAGGCCCGGACCGGTCTTTTTGATTCCGGCTGGAAAAAGGAGGTGCCCGATGTGGCCAATCCCATGATTGTCAGGGATTTCTCCCGGTGCATCGGATGCGGCCGGTGCGTGAAGGCCTGCAACGAGGTTCAGGTCAACCTGGCCATTGATATGGACAGGAGCAACGGCAGGGACGTGGTGGCCACCAAAGAGGGCAACGGCCTTGTGGAATCCAACTGCGTCTTCTGCGGTGAATGCATCCAGGCCTGCCCGGTGGGGGCGTTGGTGGAGAAAAAGGCACAGAACCAATGGCGGCCCTGGGAAATCGAAAAGATCCGCACCACCTGCCCCTACTGCGGGGTGGGCTGCCAGCAGTGGCTCCATGTAAAAGATGAAAAAATCGTCAAGGTCACCGGTGTTGAGGAGGGGGCCCCCAACAAGGGGCGGCTCTGCGTCAAAGGCCGGTTCGGATATGATTTCATCTATTCAGATGAACGGATCAAACGGCCGGTGATCCGGGAGAACGGGGAATTCAAAGAGGTCTCCTGGGACCATGCCCTGGATTATACGGCGGACCGGCTCAAGGCCATCATTGACGAATCCGGGCCCGACGCCCTGGCCGGGGTCAGCTGCGCCCGGTCCATCAACGAAGATTCCTACCAGATGCAGAAGCTCTTCCGGGCGGTATTCAAGACCAACAATATCGACCATTGCGCCCGAACTTGA
- the ilvY gene encoding HTH-type transcriptional activator IlvY: protein MDIRTLELFRHLSNTLHFTRTSQACNISPSALSRVVQRIEAEVGEQLFYRDNRSVELTYAGFAFKKYAEDVLGRWDRLQGELSEEEVLQGELSVYCSVTAAYSILPEIITRYRAVHPGVQIRLQTGDPARAIGRLMNRDADVVIAALPGKLQKGLSFLTMAESPLVFISARQYPEAVIRVGDGGMDWENTPMILAETGLSRERMDLWFAQNGVVPNIYSRVAGHEAILALVNLGCGVGLVPKLVLDKSPLAKEMRMLSGMPELPPYEIGLCTREKSLDNPRIRALWEIAARAGKS, encoded by the coding sequence ATGGATATCAGGACACTGGAATTATTCCGCCATTTAAGCAATACCCTTCACTTTACCCGGACCAGCCAGGCCTGCAATATTTCCCCCTCGGCCCTGAGCCGGGTGGTCCAGCGCATCGAGGCCGAGGTGGGGGAGCAGCTCTTTTACAGGGACAATCGGTCCGTGGAGCTGACCTATGCCGGCTTTGCCTTTAAAAAATACGCCGAAGATGTGCTGGGCCGCTGGGACCGGCTCCAGGGGGAACTCTCCGAGGAGGAGGTCCTCCAGGGGGAACTGTCGGTCTATTGCTCGGTCACCGCAGCCTATTCCATCCTGCCCGAAATCATCACCCGGTATCGGGCGGTCCATCCCGGGGTGCAGATCCGGCTCCAGACCGGGGACCCGGCCCGGGCCATCGGCCGGCTCATGAACCGGGATGCCGATGTGGTCATTGCGGCCCTGCCCGGGAAACTCCAGAAGGGCCTCAGTTTTTTAACCATGGCCGAAAGCCCCCTGGTCTTTATTTCTGCCCGCCAGTATCCCGAGGCGGTGATCCGGGTCGGTGACGGCGGCATGGATTGGGAAAATACCCCCATGATCCTGGCGGAGACGGGCCTGAGCCGGGAGCGCATGGACCTCTGGTTCGCCCAAAACGGGGTGGTGCCCAATATCTACTCCCGGGTGGCCGGCCACGAGGCCATCCTGGCCCTGGTCAACCTGGGATGCGGCGTGGGCCTGGTTCCCAAGCTGGTGCTGGACAAAAGCCCCCTGGCCAAAGAGATGCGGATGCTTTCTGGCATGCCTGAACTGCCCCCCTATGAAATCGGCCTTTGCACCCGGGAGAAAAGCCTGGACAATCCAAGAATCCGGGCGCTGTGGGAGATCGCCGCCAGGGCCGGGAAATCTTGA